GGCGACCTTGCCCGGCGCGTGCCCCACCCCGACTCCCGCACCGAGGTCGGCCGGCTCGGGGAGGCGCTGAACACGATGCTCGCCCAGATCGAGTCGGCCTTCCGCGCCCGCGCCGCTTCGGAGGGCATGGCCCGCCGGTCGGAGGAGGCCGCCCGCCGGTCGGAGGACCGGATGCGGCGCTTCGTGGCCGACGCCAGCCACGAGCTGCGGACCCCGCTCACCACCATCAGGGGCTTCGCCGAGCTGTACCGGCAGGGGGGGTCGCGTGAGCCCGGCGAGCTGGACGGCCTGATGCGCCGCATCGAGGACCAGGCGGCCCGGATGGGCCTGCTGGTGGAGGATCTGCTGCTCCTCGCCCGACTCGACCAGCAGCGCCCGCTCGACCGGCGCCCGGTGGACCTGCTCGCTCTTGCCGCCGACGCGGTCCACGACGCCCGGGCCGTCGCGCCCGACCGCCGCGTCGAGCTCGTGCTCGGCGGTGACGGCGCCCCGGGCGGACCGCTCGTCGTCCTCGGCGACGAGCAACGGCTGCGCCAAGTGATCGCCAACCTGATGAGCAACGCGCTCACCCACACCCCCGCGGGCGGCCCGGTCGAGGTCCGGGCCGGCACCTGCCTGCTGGAGGGCAGCCCCTGCGCCCTTGTCGAGGTCGTCGACCACGGCCGGGGGCTGACCTCGCAGCAGGCCGAGCGCGTCTTCGAGCGGTTCTACCGGGCCGACCCGGCCCGGTCGCACGTTGCCGGTGGCGCCGGGCTTGGCCTCTCGATCGTCGCCGCGCTGGTGGCCGCCCACGGCGGGAAGGTCGAGGTGGAAAGCGTCCCCGGCCAGGGAGCGAGGTTCCGCGTGCTGCTCCCCTTGGCCCCCGGCGCCCAGGCCCCCGCGGTCGACGAGCCAGCCGCCACGGCCGGCTGACGGATCCACGGCATCCCCCCGCGGCGTTCAGCAACCTCCCAGCCAGGACTCACGTGGCCCCAAGGCGCGCCCTCGACCATCGAGGCCATGAACCCGGCACCACAGGAGACGCCAGCGGCCATGAGCACCCTGACACTCGTCCACGACACCCGGCAGCGCGCGCACGCCGCCGGTGAGCCGCCGCGCCCACTGGTCGAGATCGTGGTGCCGGTCCACAACGAGCAGCAGACCCTCGCCGCCAACGTCTCGCGGCTGCACCGCTACCTGTCGGCGAGCTTCCCGTTCGCCTTCTGGATCACCGTCGCCGACAACGCCAGCACCGACGCCACCTGGCCGCTCGCTCTGCAGCTGGCCGAGCAGCTCCCCAGCGTGCGCGCAGTCCGCCTCGAGCAGAAAGGGCGGGGCCGGGCGCTGCGCCATGTGTGGAGCACGAGCGACGCCGACGTGGTCGCCTACATGGACGTAGACCTGTCCACCGGCCTCGAGGCGCTGCTGCCCCTGGTCGCGCCGCTGCTGTCGGGGCACAGCGACCTGGCCATCGGCACCCGGCTCGCCCGCGGCTCGGCGGTGGTGCGCGGCCCCGAGCGCGAGCTGATCTCCCGCTGCTACAACCTGCTGCTGCGGGCCACGCTGCGGGCGCGCTTCTCCGACGCCCAGTGCGGCTTCAAGGCCGGGCGGACGGAGGTGGTCCAGGCGCTGCTGCCGGCGGTCGAGGACCAGGCGTGGTTCTTCGACACCGAGCTGCTGCTGCTGGCCGAGCGCAGCGGGCTGCGCATCCACGAGGTGCCGGTCGACTGGGTCGATGACCCCGACAGCCGGGTGGACGTGCTCCAGACCGCCCTTGACGACCTCCGCGGCATGCTGCGGGTCGGGCGCCGGCTGCTCGATGGCGCGCCCGGTCGCGTGCCGCTCCCGGCCCGCCTCCGGGAGGCCACGCTGCCGGCGGGCATGGCCCGCCAGCTGCCCAGCTTCGCGGCGATCGGCGCGGTCTCGACGCTGCTCTACCTCGCGCTCTACTGGCTGCTGCGCACCGGGACCAGCGCCCTCGCGGCCAACGCCCTGGCACTGCTCGCGAGCGCAGTCGCCAACACCGCCGCCAACCGCCGGTGGACCTTCGGCGTCCTCGGCAGGAGCGCGCGCCTGCGCCACCACCTCGAAGGGCTGGCCGTGTTCGGCCTGGGCCTGACGCTGACCAGCGGCGCACTCGGGCTGCTCGACCTGGTCGCCGACCACCCGGCCCGCGCGGCCGAGCTGGCCGCGCTGGTCGCCGCCAACGCCGCCGCCACCCTGCTCCGCTTCGTCCTGCTGCGGTCGTGGGTGTTCCACCCACGCCGCACCCGGGCCTGACCGCACCCGGGCCTGACCGCACCCGAGCCTGACCGCACCCGAGCCCGACCAAGGAGAACGCCACGATGACCACCACGACCCTCGAACGACCCGCGCCGGCCAGGGCGCCCACCAGTCGCGCGGTCCGCCTGCTCCGGGGCCGGGAGGACGACCCGCGCTGGGTGCGCCCGGGCCTGGTCCTGCTGCTGGCCGCCACCGCGCTGCTCTACCTGTGGGCGCTGAGCGCCTCCGGCTGGGCCAACACCTTCTACTCGGCGGCCGTCCAGGCCGCGACGAAGAGCTGGAAGGCCTGGTTCTTCGGGTCCTCCGACTCGTCGAACTTCATCACCATCGACAAGCCGCCGGCCGCGTTGTGGGTCATGGGGCTGTCGGCCCGCGTCTTCGGCGTCAACTCCTGGAGTATCTTGGCGCCCCAGGCCCTGATGGGCGTGGCCAGCGTCGGGGCCCTCTACGCCACCGTGCGGCGGTGGTTCTCGCCCGGAGCCGCGCTCATCTCGGGCGCGGTCCTGGCCCTGACCCCGGTCGCGACGCTGATCTTCCGCTTCAACAACCCTGACGCGCTGCTGGTGCTGCTGCTCGTGCTGAGCGCGTACGCGACCGTGCGGGCGCTGGAGGGCGGCCGCACCCGATGGCTCGTGCTCGCCGCCACGTTCGTGGGCTTCGGCTTCCTCACCAAGCAGCTGCAGGCGTTCCTGGTGGTGCCGCCCCTCGCGCTCGCCTACCTGGTCGCCGCCCCGGTGTCGTTGCGGCGCAGGCTCGGCCAGCTCGTCGTGGCCGGGATCGCCCTGGTCGTCTCGGCTGGATGGTGGGTGGCGATCGTGGAGCTGGTGCCCGCGGCCGACCGGCCCTATGTGGGCGGGTCGCAGACCAACAGCATCCTCGAGCTGACCTTCGGCTACAACGGGCTGGGCCGGCTGACCGGCGACGAGGCCGGGAGTGTCGGCGGGGGCAGGGGCTGGGGCCAGGCCGGCTGGACCCGGCTGTTCGGGGCCGAGGTGGGCGGCCAGATCGCCTGGTTGCTGCCCGCTGCCCTGCTCCTGCTCGTCGCCGGGCTGTGGATCACCCGGCAGGCGGCCCGCACCGACCGGCAGCGGGCCGCGTTCCTGCTGTGGGGCGGGTGGCTCCTGGTGACCGGGCTGGTGTTCAGCTTCATGCAGGGGATCTTCCACGCCTACTACACCGTGGCCCTGGCGCCGGCGGTGGCGGCGATCGTCGGCATGGGGGCGCCGACCCTGTGGCGGCTGCGGGAGCACCTCGCGCCGCGTGCCGTGCTCGCGGCGGCGCTGGCCGCGACCGGCCTGTGGTCGTTCGTCCTCCTGCGTCGGAGCCCCGACTGGGCTCCATGGCTGTCCCCGCTCGTGGTGGTCGCGGGACTCGGCGTGGCCGCGCTGCTCCTGGCCCTGCCGCAGCGCGGGCGAGCCACGGTGGCGGTGGCCGCGACCGGCCTGGTCGTGGCCCTGGCCGGGCCGGCGGCGTACGCCCTCGACACTGCGGCGACCCCGCACGGCGGCGCGATCCCCTCGGCCGGTCCCTCGGTGGCCGGCGGGTTCGGCGGGGGCCCGCGCGGTCGCTTCGGCGGCCCGCCCCCGGGTTTCGGCGGCCAGGCGCAGGGCGGGCCTGGCGGCGGGATCCCGTTCGGCGGCCAAGGGACGCCCGGCGGTGCGGGCGGCGACGGCGGAGGAGCGCCCGACGGCGGCACGCGCGGCGACGGCAGGACGCGTGGCGGCATGGGCGGCCTGCTCAACGGCCGCACGCCGAGCGCCGAGCTCGTCCAGCTGCTCCGGCAGGGCAGCGACGGCTACACCTGGGCCGCGGCAACCGTCGGGTCCAACTCGGCGGCCGGCATCCAGCTCGCAACCGACGAGCCCGTCATGGCCATCGGCGGGTTCAACGGCTCCGACCCAACGCCCACGCTCGAGCAGTTCCAGCGATACGTCGAGGAGGGCAAGATCCACTACTTCGTCGCCGGCAACGAGGGGTTCGGCGGTGCCGCTCAGGGCGGCAGCGACAACGCCCAACAGATCAGCAGCTGGGTGAAGCAGCGCTTCACCTCCACCACGGTTGGCGGCATGACCGTGTACGACCTCACCGGCCCGGCCGCGTCGTCATCCGGGACGGTCTGAGCGGGCCGCCGGCCGCAGCCCGAGCATATCCGCTCATATGGGGAGGAAGGGTCATCGTCACCAGGCGCTGGACGGGCTGGGACGCGCCTCAAGGGGCAAAAGTTGCGGACCCGTGCTGAACTGGAAGGCCTCAGCGTGACGCTCAGCGAAACGCCCGTCCGCCGTGACCCCGTGGACGATCGTCCCCACCGGAGAGTCTCGTGCAGGTACCTACCCGGTCGATGGACGCTGCCCACGACCACTTCGATGTCCGTCCCGGCGACCAGGCAGCGGTCGACCAGGTCGAGACGTGGTTCCGGGAGTATGCCCGGTCCTGCGACCCGGCCGTGCGCGAGCGCATCATCGTCGCCTACCTCGGCCTGGCCGACCGATCGCCGCCCGCGTCGGCTACTCCCAGATGCACGTCTCCCGCCTGCTCCGCCGCGCCATCGAGCGCATGCGGGGCCAGATCCTGGTCGTCTGACAGCCCGGCCCGGGCCGTTCAGGCGGTGTGCAGGGCGTGCAGGAGGGCAGCTCAGCCGTGCTGGGCCGGGAACGGCGCGGACGCCAGCGTCTGGATGAGCCGGCTCAGCAGGACCCCGCGCAGCTCGGCGTGAGCCGACACCAGCAGCAGGCTGGCCGCCACCCGGGTGTAGCGGGTGACGGCGGTGATCTCGGCCAGGCTGTAGTCGCTGGGCGTGGCCCGCCAGACGTTCAGCGTGCCGACCGGCCCGTCCGGCAGGGTGACGGGTGTGGCCAGCACGGCGTGCAGGGGATCCTCCGGCAGCAGGTAGCGCAGGTCGGGCCAGCGCTCGTCGACGCGGACATCCACGCTCGACACCGGCAGGGCGCAGCGGTAGGCGTCCATCGCCGGGCCGGCCTCCAGCCGCTCCTGGCCGGTCTGAAGCAGCCGCCCGGCGCTGTCGGACGCGATCGACGAGCGCAAGGCACCGTCCGGTCCGGCCAGCATGAGCCCGGCCCCGTCCACCGGCAGCAGCATGGCGGCGCAGTCGACCATCGCCTGCAGGCCGGCCCGCACCTCGCCGTCCAGTGCGGCGTCGGCCTCGCTGAGCATGGTCTGCAGCTCGATGCCTGGCCCTCTGGGGTC
The nucleotide sequence above comes from Actinomycetes bacterium. Encoded proteins:
- a CDS encoding HAMP domain-containing sensor histidine kinase; the protein is MRWGPVGGLAARPWSSGRRLLGRTPLRVKLIVAVLTLVTVALVLIGLASVAALRGSLVGRLDDQLDGVARDFDHPPPPRPPPDRGDERRGGPTPYLIQFRDATGKVTNESLPDLPEEGQPPPRLPDDAAWLQAHAGRPITVPATAGGGQWRVLVVPRKDRSGGSVAVAASLDEIDSTVGSLQRIDLIVSLVVLVVLAGVGAAIVRASLRPLVEIEQTAGAIAAGDLARRVPHPDSRTEVGRLGEALNTMLAQIESAFRARAASEGMARRSEEAARRSEDRMRRFVADASHELRTPLTTIRGFAELYRQGGSREPGELDGLMRRIEDQAARMGLLVEDLLLLARLDQQRPLDRRPVDLLALAADAVHDARAVAPDRRVELVLGGDGAPGGPLVVLGDEQRLRQVIANLMSNALTHTPAGGPVEVRAGTCLLEGSPCALVEVVDHGRGLTSQQAERVFERFYRADPARSHVAGGAGLGLSIVAALVAAHGGKVEVESVPGQGARFRVLLPLAPGAQAPAVDEPAATAG
- a CDS encoding glycosyltransferase, with product MSTLTLVHDTRQRAHAAGEPPRPLVEIVVPVHNEQQTLAANVSRLHRYLSASFPFAFWITVADNASTDATWPLALQLAEQLPSVRAVRLEQKGRGRALRHVWSTSDADVVAYMDVDLSTGLEALLPLVAPLLSGHSDLAIGTRLARGSAVVRGPERELISRCYNLLLRATLRARFSDAQCGFKAGRTEVVQALLPAVEDQAWFFDTELLLLAERSGLRIHEVPVDWVDDPDSRVDVLQTALDDLRGMLRVGRRLLDGAPGRVPLPARLREATLPAGMARQLPSFAAIGAVSTLLYLALYWLLRTGTSALAANALALLASAVANTAANRRWTFGVLGRSARLRHHLEGLAVFGLGLTLTSGALGLLDLVADHPARAAELAALVAANAAATLLRFVLLRSWVFHPRRTRA
- a CDS encoding glycosyltransferase family 39 protein produces the protein MTTTTLERPAPARAPTSRAVRLLRGREDDPRWVRPGLVLLLAATALLYLWALSASGWANTFYSAAVQAATKSWKAWFFGSSDSSNFITIDKPPAALWVMGLSARVFGVNSWSILAPQALMGVASVGALYATVRRWFSPGAALISGAVLALTPVATLIFRFNNPDALLVLLLVLSAYATVRALEGGRTRWLVLAATFVGFGFLTKQLQAFLVVPPLALAYLVAAPVSLRRRLGQLVVAGIALVVSAGWWVAIVELVPAADRPYVGGSQTNSILELTFGYNGLGRLTGDEAGSVGGGRGWGQAGWTRLFGAEVGGQIAWLLPAALLLLVAGLWITRQAARTDRQRAAFLLWGGWLLVTGLVFSFMQGIFHAYYTVALAPAVAAIVGMGAPTLWRLREHLAPRAVLAAALAATGLWSFVLLRRSPDWAPWLSPLVVVAGLGVAALLLALPQRGRATVAVAATGLVVALAGPAAYALDTAATPHGGAIPSAGPSVAGGFGGGPRGRFGGPPPGFGGQAQGGPGGGIPFGGQGTPGGAGGDGGGAPDGGTRGDGRTRGGMGGLLNGRTPSAELVQLLRQGSDGYTWAAATVGSNSAAGIQLATDEPVMAIGGFNGSDPTPTLEQFQRYVEEGKIHYFVAGNEGFGGAAQGGSDNAQQISSWVKQRFTSTTVGGMTVYDLTGPAASSSGTV
- a CDS encoding GAF domain-containing protein — its product is MTSDPRGPGIELQTMLSEADAALDGEVRAGLQAMVDCAAMLLPVDGAGLMLAGPDGALRSSIASDSAGRLLQTGQERLEAGPAMDAYRCALPVSSVDVRVDERWPDLRYLLPEDPLHAVLATPVTLPDGPVGTLNVWRATPSDYSLAEITAVTRYTRVAASLLLVSAHAELRGVLLSRLIQTLASAPFPAQHG